The Streptomyces sp. NBC_00454 DNA segment GAGGGCCTCGATCAGCGGGGCCGGGTCCGAGGAGGAACCGCGGGCCAGGAAGCCGATGTTGACGGGCCAGGCGTCGAAGGCGTTGAAGGCGTGCTTGAGCGCCCACGGGGAGTTGACCCCGACCGCCCAGACCGGGCCGAACTCCTGGCCGATGATCGTGGTGACACCGGACGCCAGCGAGGCCTCCATGATGCGCGGGGAGAGCAGGTGCACATGGGTGTCGATGGCCCCGGCGGTGACGATCATGCCCTCACCGGAGACGATCGTGGTGCCGGTACCGACGACCACGTCCACCCCGTCCAGGGTGTCGGGGTTCCCGGCCCGGCCGATCGCGTGGATGCGGCCCTCGCGGATGCCGATGCTGGTCTTGCGGATCCCGAGGACGGCATCGATGACCAGGGCGTTGCTGATCACGATGTCGCAGGTGTCGCGGACGGCGGCGGCCTTGAGGTGCAGGCCGTCGCGGGCGGTCTTGCCGAAGCCGGCCAGGAACTCGTCCCCGGGCTTCTGGGAATCGGACTCCACGCGCACGATGAGCCCGGAGTCGCCGAGCCGGATCCGGTCCCCGGCCCGGGGGCCGTGGACCGCCATGTAGTCGTGCGGATCGGTGCTGTCGGCCGGGGCGGCGCCCGGACGGCCGTGGCAGCCCGCCGAGTCGAAGACGCTGGCGCTCATGACTGCTGCTCCTCCTGGTATTCGGTGAGGTACCCCGTGGCACGGGCCTTGGCCAGGGCGGCCTCGCGGGCGCCGGGCGCGTCCAGGGGGCCGTCGACCAGCCCCGCGAAACCGATGGCCACGCGCGCCCCGCCGATGGGGACGAGCTCCACCTCCACGGTGGCGCCGACGTCGAAGCGGACCGAGGAACCCGCCGGCACGGCGAGCCGGGAGCCGTAGGCAGCGCCCCGGTCGAAGGCGAGGCGCGGGTTCGTCTCGAAGAAGTGGAAGTGCGAGGTGACGCTGATCGGCACGCTGGAGGTGTTGCGCACGCGCAGCCGGATCGTGGCCTCGGCGGGCTCGTAGCCGGAGCCGTCCCCGGGCAGCCCGGCGCCGGGGGCGTCGGGCCCGAGGGAACCCTCCTGGCGGAAGGGGTCGTCGATGACGCAGAGCCTCGTACCGTCGTCGAAAACGGCCTCGACCTGGATCGAGGTGACCACGTCGGGCACCCCGGGCAGTACCTCGTCGGCGCTCAGCACCTGGCGCCCCGCGGCGATCGCCTCGGCCAGCCTGCGGCCGTCCCGCGCCGCCTCGCACACGGTGTCGGTGATCAGCGCGGTCGCCTCGGGAACGTTGAGCTTCACGCCCCGGGCGCGTCGGGCACGAGCCAGCTCGGCCGCCGTGAAGATCAGCAGCCGGTCCCGCTCGGTCGGTGTCAGTCGCATGCGGCCTCATCTGTGAAGGGATCGGGCGGCCGGGGTCCGGCCGCGGGGCGCGGTCCTGGAGGGCCTACGGGAGCGGCTCGTGCATGGTGGAGCAGTGGATGCCGCCGCCGCCGGCCATCAGGCGGTCCACGTCGAGCTGGACCACGGTGCGGCCGGGGAAGGCCGCCGCCAGGGTCTGCTTGGCCGCCGCGTCCTTCGCCCGGTCGCCGAACTGGGCGGTGATGACAGCCCCGTTGACCACGTGGAAGTTGAGGTAGGAGTCCACGAACTGGGGGTTCTTGGACCGCACGGTGTCCGGTCCGGCCACCTGGACGACCTTCAGCCGCCGGCCCCGGGCGTCGGTGGCCTCGGAGAGGATCGACAGCTGCTGGCGGGCGTCGCGCGCCCAGACGTCGTCCCGGTCCGCCGGAGGCACCTGCACCATCACGACGCCCGGCCCGATGAACCGGGAGGTCACGTCGATGTGGTCGTCGGTGATGTCCTTGCCCTTGATGCCGGGCACCCAGATCATCTTGTCCGCGCCGTAGGCGTGCAGGACGGCTTCCTCGATCTGGGCCCGGCTCATGCCCTGGTTGCGGTTCTTGTTGACCAGGCTGCTCTCGGTGGCCATCACGGTGCCGTCGCCGTCGGTCTCGATCGCACCGCCCTCGCCGACGAAGTCGGTCCTGCTGAAGGGGAGGTACCCGTCGTGCGCGATGAGTTCGGCGACGTCGGCGTCGTAGGCGTGGGTCTGCTTGTTGCCCCAGCCGTTGAAGTTCAGGCCGATCGCGTCGAGCCCGCCGCGGCCGTCCCGGCGGAAGACGGGGGCGATGTCGCGCATCCAGAGGTCGTCGGTGGGGATCGAGGTGAGCACCGTGACCGCGGGGCCGCACCAGGAACGGGCGGTGGCGGCCGTGTAGGAGTCCGGCGCGCACATAACGACGGGCTCGTAGCGCGCGATGGTCTTGGCGATCAGTGCGATGTCCTCCTGGACCCCGCTGAGCGCGCGGCCGCCCCAGATGGACGAGCGTGACGGCCAGGACATCCAGGTGCGCGCGTGGGGGACGTCGTCGCGGTCCACCCACCAGCGCGGCAGCGCCGGATTCGCGGGCCGGGGCGCCGCCGAGGCCATCGAGGCCGCCGATCCGCCCAGCACCGCACCCGCCGCACCGAGGCCGGCGGCCCCCAGCACGCGCCGACGGGAGGGCGCGGCTCCGAAGAGCCGGCTGACGAGGGAGCGGCTGGCGCCGGGGGAGTCGCTCATCGGTATTTCTCCAGATCAGGGGTGCGTGCCGGTTTCGGCCACGGCTCGCACTCTGTCACTGACTGAAAATTCAGTCAAGCTTCATGACGTGGATGGGCCCGGGGCGGCTGGTGGGGGTGTGATCGGCGGCGGCCGATCGGCGGGAGCGGCGGGAGCGGCGTGGAAAGGCGTAGATCGGCGGGATCGCGAGGGGAGCGGAGCCCTGCCGGGCCGCCGCGGGGCGGCCGGTGTGCCCGTCAGGGGCGGGCGGCCGGATCAGGTCCGGGCGAGGCGGTCCAGCTCGGCGTCGATGGCCGAAGACATCAGCTCGCGGGCGTGCTCCAGGGGCAGGCTGCCGCTGAGCCAGCGCGAGCTCAGGCCCTCCACCAGGGCCGTCAGTCGCTCGGCGGTGCCGGCGAGGGCCGCCGCCCCGGCCATGGGGCGGACGCGGCCGAGCAGCTCGCCCACTTCCTGGACCCATACGAGCGTCGCCCGCGCGAGGTCTTCCCGCAGGTCGGGGTCGAATACCGCACTGGCCCGGAGCTCTCCCCAGGCCGTGCTGTTCTCCCGCACCCCGGGTGTGTCCTGGAGCTCCAGGAGGAGCGTCTGCTCCAGCTCGCCCCGGGCGTCCAGCGGCTCCTCGCCGGGATCGCGCTCCGTGGTGTACCGCGCCGCGCGGTCGTTGATGAACTCCAGCGTCGCGCGCAGGATTCCCGCGCGGTCCTTGAAGTGGTAGTAGATCAGGGCCGTGGACACCCCGGCCTCCGCGGCGAGTTCCTCCACGCGCAGGCCTCGGACGCCGCGCCGGACGATGACCCGCGCGGCCCCTTCCATGATTGCTGTTCGACGGTCAGCCACGATCCGACACCCTACCCGCAGCCCGGCCCCTCGGGTGAGGGGTGGATTGACTGAATATCTAGTCAGTGCAACAGTGGGGCCGGTCGGATCGGCAAATGCCGCATTCCGTCATTCCGCATCCTGCTTTCGAGATCCACTTTCGAGATCCGTTTTCGAGGCACGGGCCGTGTCGCCGCCCGTCCGCTGCGCACGCACGCTAGAGCTAGGCCGACCGCACCCACGGACGGACAGCCTGCTCAGTGGCGTCCCCCAGCGCCCCCTGTAGCCCCCAGTCGCATGCCGGAGCTTCCTGTGTTGAATCCCCCCATGTCCCGCCGCACCGCACTGCGCTCCCTCGCCGGAATCGGCGGAGCGATCGCCCTCGGAGCCGCCGCCTGCGCTCCCTCCGACCCGGGCGAGGCCGAGAACAGCCCCGCCCCCGGAGACACGGGCGACGGCCGGCGCTTCGGTGCCGAGTGGGAGAGCCACGCCCGCACCTTCATGTCCTGGCCGGCCCTGGAACGGGTCTGGGGCGAGATGCTCCCCGGAGTCCGCGAGGACATCGCCCGGGTGGCGCGGGCGGTCGGCGAGTACGAGCCCGTCGTGATGATGGCCCGCCCCGAGCAGGTGGCCGCGGCGCAGAAGGCCTGCGGATCGCAGGTCGAGGTCATTCCGCTCGCGGTCGACGACCTCTGGGCGCGGGACACCGTACCGGTGTTCGTGGAGGAGCCGGGCAAACTGCTCGGCATCGACTTCAACTTCAGCGGCTGGGGCAACAAGCAGGAACACCGCAACGACGGCCAGGTCGGCAAGCTGCTGCTCGCGAAGTACGGCATCCAGCGGGTGCAGGCTCCCCTGGTCGCCGAGGGCGGCTCCTTCGAGACCGACGGCGTCGGCACGCTGCTGGTCACCGAGAGCTCCGTGGTCAACAAGAACCGCAACCCCGGAAAGAGCCGGGACCAGATCGAAGCCGAGCTGAAGAGCACCCTCGGCATCAAGAAGGTCATCTGGCTCGCCGGAGTCCGCGGCCAGGACATCACGGACGCGCACG contains these protein-coding regions:
- a CDS encoding agmatine deiminase family protein, coding for MSRRTALRSLAGIGGAIALGAAACAPSDPGEAENSPAPGDTGDGRRFGAEWESHARTFMSWPALERVWGEMLPGVREDIARVARAVGEYEPVVMMARPEQVAAAQKACGSQVEVIPLAVDDLWARDTVPVFVEEPGKLLGIDFNFSGWGNKQEHRNDGQVGKLLLAKYGIQRVQAPLVAEGGSFETDGVGTLLVTESSVVNKNRNPGKSRDQIEAELKSTLGIKKVIWLAGVRGQDITDAHVDSLVRFTEPGVVLLDQAHADSPPDVWSRAADQARSVFKEATDARGKKLEVVDLPQPDLEKITGRGDAFVSTYANFYVANGSLFMPQFGDAQADARAKSILQEHFPKREVVMVKIDTIASGGGGIHCSTHDEPGKPAA
- a CDS encoding urease subunit gamma; its protein translation is MRLTPTERDRLLIFTAAELARARRARGVKLNVPEATALITDTVCEAARDGRRLAEAIAAGRQVLSADEVLPGVPDVVTSIQVEAVFDDGTRLCVIDDPFRQEGSLGPDAPGAGLPGDGSGYEPAEATIRLRVRNTSSVPISVTSHFHFFETNPRLAFDRGAAYGSRLAVPAGSSVRFDVGATVEVELVPIGGARVAIGFAGLVDGPLDAPGAREAALAKARATGYLTEYQEEQQS
- a CDS encoding agmatine/peptidylarginine deiminase, producing MSDSPGASRSLVSRLFGAAPSRRRVLGAAGLGAAGAVLGGSAASMASAAPRPANPALPRWWVDRDDVPHARTWMSWPSRSSIWGGRALSGVQEDIALIAKTIARYEPVVMCAPDSYTAATARSWCGPAVTVLTSIPTDDLWMRDIAPVFRRDGRGGLDAIGLNFNGWGNKQTHAYDADVAELIAHDGYLPFSRTDFVGEGGAIETDGDGTVMATESSLVNKNRNQGMSRAQIEEAVLHAYGADKMIWVPGIKGKDITDDHIDVTSRFIGPGVVMVQVPPADRDDVWARDARQQLSILSEATDARGRRLKVVQVAGPDTVRSKNPQFVDSYLNFHVVNGAVITAQFGDRAKDAAAKQTLAAAFPGRTVVQLDVDRLMAGGGGIHCSTMHEPLP
- a CDS encoding TetR/AcrR family transcriptional regulator — protein: MEGAARVIVRRGVRGLRVEELAAEAGVSTALIYYHFKDRAGILRATLEFINDRAARYTTERDPGEEPLDARGELEQTLLLELQDTPGVRENSTAWGELRASAVFDPDLREDLARATLVWVQEVGELLGRVRPMAGAAALAGTAERLTALVEGLSSRWLSGSLPLEHARELMSSAIDAELDRLART